A single region of the Gorilla gorilla gorilla isolate KB3781 chromosome 1, NHGRI_mGorGor1-v2.1_pri, whole genome shotgun sequence genome encodes:
- the ANKRD34A gene encoding ankyrin repeat domain-containing protein 34A, whose amino-acid sequence MLHTEGHALLRAVGQGKLRLARLLLEGGAYVNEGDAQGETALMAACRARYDDPQNKARMVRYLLEQGADPNIADRLGRTALMHACAGGGGAAVASLLLAHGADPSVRDHAGASALVHALDRGDRETLATLLDACKAKGTEVIIITTDTSPSGTKKTRQYLNSPPSPGVEDPAPASPSPGVCTSPSEIQLQTAGEGGRGMLSPRAQEEEEKRDVFEFPLPKPPDDPSPSEPLPKPPRHPPKPLKRLNSEPWGLVAPPQPVPPTEGRPGIERLTAEFNGLTLTGRPRLSRRHSTEGPEDPPPWAEKVTSGGPLSRRNTAPEAQESGPPSGLRQKLSRMEPVELDTPGHLCPDSPESSRLSLERRRYSASPLTLPPAGSAPSPRQSQESLPGAVSPLSGRRRSPGLLERRGSGTLLLDHISQTRPGFLPPLNVSPHPPIPDIRPQPGGRAPSLPAPPYAGAPGSPRTKRKLVRRHSMQTEQIRLLGGFQSLGGPGEPGR is encoded by the coding sequence ATGTTGCACACCGAGGGCCACGCTCTTCTTCGGGCGGTGGGTCAGGGTAAGCTACGCTTGGCCCGTTTGCTTCTGGAGGGAGGCGCCTACGTGAATGAGGGTGATGCGCAGGGGGAGACTGCGCTAATGGCAGCCTGTCGGGCCCGCTACGACGACCCCCAGAACAAGGCACGCATGGTACGCTACCTCCTGGAGCAAGGCGCGGACCCCAATATCGCAGACCGATTAGGGCGCACGGCGCTCATGCACGCTTGCGCCGGGGGTGGGGGCGCCGCGGTGGCCTCGCTGCTCCTTGCCCACGGCGCAGACCCCTCAGTCCGAGATCACGCGGGCGCCTCGGCTCTTGTCCACGCCCTGGACCGCGGGGACCGCGAGACCCTTGCCACACTGCTGGACGCCTGCAAGGCCAAGGGCACGGaggtcatcatcatcaccaccgaTACCTCGCCCTCAGGCACCAAGAAGACCCGGCAGTATCTCAATTCTCCACCATCCCCAGGGGTGGAGGACCCTGCTCCCGCCTCTCCTAGCCCGGGGGTCTGCACGTCGCCTTCGGAAATCCAACTGCAGACCGCAGGAGAAGGAGGGCGTGGGATGTTATCCCCTCGCgcccaggaagaagaggagaagcgGGACGTATTTGAATTCCCTCTTCCTAAGCCCCCCGATGACCCATCCCCTTCCGAGCCGCTCCCCAAACCACCACGCCATCCCCCAAAACCACTCAAAAGGCTCAACTCCGAGCCCTGGGGCCTAGTGGCCCCTCCTCAACCAGTCCCACCCACTGAAGGGAGACCGGGGATCGAGCGCTTGACTGCCGAATTCAATGGCCTGACCCTGACCGGTCGACCCCGTCTTTCCCGACGTCACAGCACCGAAGGCCCTGAGGACCCGCCCCCATGGGCGGAGAAAGTGACTAGCGGGGGTCCTCTCTCTCGCCGAAACACAGCACCAGAAGCTCAGGAGTCTGGTCCCCCTTCAGGGCTGAGGCAGAAACTGAGCCGCATGGAGCCAGTGGAGCTGGACACCCCTGGACACCTTTGCCCTGACTCGCCTGAGTCCAGCCGCCTGTCCCTGGAGCGCCGCCGATACAGCGCCTCCCCGTTGACCCTCCCTCCAGCCGGCTCGGCTCCCTCTCCGCGCCAGTCCCAGGAGAGTCTGCCAGGGGCAGTATCTCCGCTAAGCGGACGGAGGCGGAGTCCGGGGCTGCTGGAGCGGAGGGGCTCGGGGACGTTGCTCCTGGACCACATCTCGCAAACGCGGCCGGGTTTCCTACCCCCTCTCAACGTCAGTCCCCACCCTCCCATCCCTGACATTCGCCCACAACCCGGAGGTCGGGCGCCTTCGTTGCCTGCCCCTCCTTATGCCGGGGCGCCAGGCTCTCCCAGGACCAAGCGCAAATTGGTGAGACGCCACTCCATGCAGACTGAGCAGATCCGCCTGCTGGGGGGCTTCCAGAGTCTAGGTGGGCCTGGGGAGCCAGGGCGCTGA